From one Microlunatus sp. Gsoil 973 genomic stretch:
- a CDS encoding alpha-L-rhamnosidase — protein MSTTNFPTVARWIQAPPPGDRDRFRAPILFTDLTVPDGLRAAELRVCGLGLQHVTVDGAPVNDHRLDPPFTDFDHRVLYVTAEITDLLTVGEHRLSITLGRGFFAVPTGNVWHWHRAPWSGPLRAIAELRLTFADGSTRMLGTDETWSATLDRTTYDCYYAGESYDATLPIPDPTPAVPADPPKGPLHPAGHEPIRVTWQGTPTWERVGDSWVADFGRTIAGWTGLRSDQQRDAAVTITYAEKRESDGTLQPRSVHVDGDRFQTDTYVGDGTRGQYWEPRFSYKGFRYVQLDGLSHEPAADTLTAYAAHNDVTAIGEFSCGEPLFETFTAAMARTIENNLHHIPTDTPVYEKNGWTGDAQLGLITMTGLFDIRRLMIKWLDDLRDAQHADGWLPVIAPTAGWGYTDLGPSPEWTTVYPHLLRELYRRCGDLDLVADHWPSLTRYLEWELGRLVHGVAVSQLGDYLQPGTDGVGPDDSGVTASALLIRALRDSAELAEMLGVGSDHQRFAAAARDLTAAMNDRFLDRDLGRYDVGPVYSQTSNALPLLFGLVPEDLVGAVVANLVADIEQRDDHLNVGCIGANCVLPALTAHGHGELAFRVARQTSYPSWGFWFANGADTMWEMWETSARSRDHYFHGTVVQWLIEDIAGLRCGDHGWRTVTVQPHPLGGLDHASYAIRTIRGRVGVAWRREGERFSLEVEIPEGSTATVLLPGTADQPTGPVIGPTRREFTSRLA, from the coding sequence GTGTCGACGACGAACTTCCCCACTGTCGCCCGCTGGATCCAGGCACCGCCACCCGGTGACCGCGATCGCTTCCGGGCACCGATCCTGTTCACCGACCTGACCGTCCCCGACGGCCTGCGCGCTGCCGAGCTCCGGGTCTGCGGCCTCGGCCTGCAGCACGTCACCGTCGACGGTGCCCCGGTCAACGATCACCGCCTCGACCCGCCGTTCACCGATTTCGACCACCGGGTGCTCTATGTCACCGCAGAGATCACCGACCTGCTGACCGTCGGCGAGCATCGCTTGTCGATCACCCTCGGCCGCGGCTTCTTCGCTGTGCCGACCGGCAACGTCTGGCACTGGCACCGGGCGCCGTGGAGCGGGCCACTGCGGGCGATCGCCGAGCTCCGGCTGACCTTCGCCGACGGGTCGACGCGCATGCTCGGCACCGACGAGACCTGGTCGGCGACCCTGGATCGCACGACGTACGACTGCTACTACGCCGGCGAGTCCTACGACGCAACGCTGCCGATCCCCGATCCCACCCCCGCCGTGCCGGCCGACCCTCCGAAGGGCCCGCTGCACCCTGCCGGTCATGAGCCGATCCGGGTCACCTGGCAGGGCACGCCGACCTGGGAACGGGTCGGGGACTCCTGGGTCGCCGACTTCGGCCGGACGATCGCCGGCTGGACCGGGCTGCGCAGTGATCAACAACGCGACGCCGCGGTGACGATAACCTACGCCGAGAAACGGGAATCCGACGGTACCCTGCAGCCGCGCAGCGTGCACGTCGATGGCGACCGCTTCCAGACCGATACATACGTGGGGGACGGCACCCGCGGCCAGTACTGGGAGCCACGGTTCAGCTACAAGGGCTTCCGCTACGTCCAGCTGGACGGTCTCAGTCACGAGCCGGCCGCCGACACGCTGACTGCGTACGCCGCTCACAACGACGTCACCGCGATCGGCGAGTTCTCCTGCGGTGAGCCGCTCTTCGAGACCTTCACGGCGGCAATGGCCCGCACGATCGAGAACAATCTGCACCACATTCCCACCGATACCCCGGTCTATGAGAAGAACGGCTGGACCGGCGACGCGCAGCTCGGACTGATCACCATGACGGGACTGTTCGACATCCGCCGCTTGATGATCAAGTGGCTCGATGATCTTCGCGACGCTCAACACGCGGACGGCTGGTTGCCGGTGATCGCGCCGACCGCCGGGTGGGGGTACACCGACCTCGGGCCGTCCCCGGAGTGGACGACGGTCTATCCGCATCTGCTGCGCGAGCTTTACCGCCGTTGCGGTGATCTTGACCTGGTGGCCGATCATTGGCCGAGCCTGACCCGCTATCTCGAGTGGGAGCTCGGCAGGCTGGTGCACGGCGTTGCGGTTTCCCAACTCGGTGACTACCTGCAACCGGGCACCGACGGGGTGGGGCCTGACGATTCCGGGGTCACCGCGTCGGCGCTGTTGATCAGAGCCTTGCGGGATTCCGCCGAGTTGGCCGAGATGCTCGGCGTCGGCAGTGATCATCAGCGCTTCGCTGCGGCCGCCCGTGACCTCACCGCCGCGATGAACGACAGATTCCTCGATCGCGACCTGGGCCGGTACGACGTCGGGCCGGTCTACAGCCAGACGTCCAACGCATTGCCGTTGCTGTTCGGCCTGGTCCCCGAGGACCTGGTCGGCGCGGTGGTCGCCAACCTCGTGGCCGATATCGAGCAACGTGATGATCATCTCAACGTCGGGTGCATCGGTGCGAACTGCGTGCTGCCGGCGTTGACCGCTCACGGTCACGGCGAGCTTGCGTTCCGGGTGGCCCGACAGACCAGCTATCCCAGCTGGGGATTCTGGTTCGCCAACGGCGCCGACACGATGTGGGAGATGTGGGAGACCAGCGCACGGTCCCGGGATCACTACTTCCACGGCACCGTGGTGCAGTGGCTGATCGAGGACATCGCGGGGTTGCGGTGCGGCGATCACGGCTGGCGCACCGTCACCGTGCAGCCTCATCCGTTGGGCGGCCTCGACCACGCGTCGTACGCGATCCGGACCATCCGCGGCCGGGTCGGTGTCGCCTGGCGACGGGAAGGGGAACGGTTCAGCCTGGAGGTCGAGATTCCGGAGGGTTCGACCGCAACCGTTCTGCTGCCGGGAACTGCTGACCAGCCGACCGGACCGGTGATCGGGCCGACACGCCGGGAGTTCACCTCTCGTCTGGCGTGA
- a CDS encoding Mov34/MPN/PAD-1 family protein, with protein MLRIARAHVDEMIAHAREDHPDEACGVIVGPEGSDDPARLVRMTNADRSPTFFRFDPGEQLQLAKELDAADEEIIVVYHSHTATEAYPSRTDISYAAEPQAHYVLVSTAESGRAEGPVSVRSYRIVDGQVSEEELDILEGGSASE; from the coding sequence GTGTTGAGGATCGCGCGTGCCCATGTCGACGAGATGATCGCGCATGCCCGCGAGGATCATCCCGATGAGGCCTGCGGCGTGATCGTCGGACCGGAGGGCTCGGATGACCCGGCGCGCCTGGTGCGGATGACCAACGCCGACCGGTCGCCGACCTTCTTCCGCTTCGATCCGGGCGAGCAGCTGCAGTTGGCCAAGGAACTGGATGCCGCCGACGAGGAGATCATCGTCGTCTATCACAGCCACACGGCGACCGAGGCGTACCCGTCGCGGACCGACATCTCCTATGCCGCCGAACCGCAGGCACACTACGTTCTGGTCTCCACCGCCGAGTCCGGGCGAGCGGAGGGTCCGGTCTCCGTCCGCTCCTACCGGATCGTCGACGGGCAGGTCAGCGAGGAGGAGTTGGACATCCTCGAGGGTGGGTCCGCATCGGAATAA
- a CDS encoding MoaD/ThiS family protein, translated as MAVEVKIPTILRTYTGGEKTVAGKGGTLGEVIDDLETRHAGLKERLVEADGLRRFVNVYVNDEDVRFSGGLSAPVSEDDVVVVLPAVAGGAR; from the coding sequence ATGGCGGTCGAAGTCAAGATCCCGACGATCCTGCGGACCTACACCGGTGGTGAGAAGACCGTCGCCGGCAAGGGGGGCACGCTCGGCGAGGTGATCGACGACCTGGAGACCCGCCATGCGGGCCTGAAGGAGCGGCTGGTCGAGGCCGACGGCCTGCGGCGTTTCGTGAACGTCTACGTCAACGACGAGGACGTCCGGTTCTCGGGCGGTCTGTCCGCGCCGGTGTCCGAAGACGACGTGGTGGTCGTGCTCCCGGCTGTCGCCGGCGGCGCGCGATAG
- a CDS encoding PLP-dependent cysteine synthase family protein, producing the protein MTRYESLADSVGHTPLVGLPRLSPSPSVRLWAKLEDRNPTGSIKDRAALNMIRRAEADGLLRPGSTILEPTSGNTGISLAMAARLAGYRLVCVMPENTSSERRQLLAMWGAEVVSSPAAGGSNEAVRVAKKLAEEHPDWVMLYQYGNPANAEAHYLGTGPEILEDLPEVTHVVAGLGTTGTLMGIGRFFHEKKPEVTIVAAEPRYGELVYGLRNLDEGFVPELYDASQIDARFSVGSRDAVRRVRELLETEGIFAGLSSGAIVHAGLAQAAKAHKAGERADIVLVIADGGWKYLSTGAYAADLDSVEEHLDTQVWA; encoded by the coding sequence GTGACCCGGTACGAGTCGCTCGCCGATTCGGTGGGTCACACGCCACTGGTCGGGCTACCACGACTGTCGCCGAGTCCCTCTGTGCGGTTGTGGGCCAAGCTGGAGGATCGCAATCCCACCGGTTCGATCAAGGACCGGGCCGCGTTGAACATGATCCGCAGGGCCGAGGCCGACGGACTGCTCAGGCCCGGCTCGACCATCCTGGAACCGACCAGCGGCAACACCGGGATCTCGCTGGCGATGGCGGCAAGACTCGCCGGCTACCGGCTGGTCTGTGTGATGCCGGAGAACACCAGCTCCGAACGCAGGCAACTGCTGGCGATGTGGGGCGCCGAGGTCGTGTCCTCTCCGGCGGCCGGCGGCTCGAACGAGGCGGTCCGGGTGGCCAAGAAGCTGGCCGAGGAGCACCCGGACTGGGTGATGCTCTACCAGTACGGCAACCCCGCCAATGCCGAGGCGCACTACCTGGGTACCGGCCCGGAGATCCTGGAGGACCTGCCGGAGGTGACCCACGTGGTCGCTGGACTCGGCACCACCGGGACGCTGATGGGCATCGGCCGGTTCTTCCATGAGAAGAAGCCCGAGGTGACGATCGTCGCCGCCGAACCTCGCTACGGCGAACTGGTCTACGGGCTGCGCAATCTCGATGAGGGCTTCGTGCCGGAGTTGTACGACGCAAGCCAGATCGACGCCCGGTTCTCCGTCGGTTCCCGCGACGCCGTCCGGCGGGTCCGGGAACTGCTGGAGACCGAGGGCATCTTCGCCGGTCTCTCCTCGGGAGCCATCGTGCATGCCGGCCTTGCCCAGGCCGCCAAGGCACACAAGGCGGGGGAGCGCGCGGACATCGTGCTGGTGATCGCCGACGGCGGCTGGAAGTACCTGTCCACCGGGGCGTACGCCGCTGATCTTGATTCGGTCGAGGAGCACCTGGACACCCAGGTCTGGGCCTGA
- a CDS encoding YdcF family protein codes for MVTSATEVVLLIAPLIITAIVWWIAISRTRSEPRRLSNAYWLLVAVLLATQALADLGVPGSGALLILIVMAPLLVLGLTVFLILNGVVMLRRERVSVANLLSLVTGLGLIVVIAAAPMLIRSGNRWLITALGIVLILLGYLGFHFVAFLGYALVYPRLVRDRPADWVVVLGAGLSHGRRVTPLLESRIRVGMAEQHRRGARLLVLSGGRGPDEERSEAEAMAEWAIENGAAAEQVVIENRSRNTEQNLAYSSELVPAESQGLIVTSNYHTLRAATLARKVGLPAQAAGAPTAGYYWPSAMIREYLAVLSEHKIVHAVLMLLVGGPIAALAVAGLVAN; via the coding sequence ATGGTGACCTCGGCGACTGAGGTGGTGCTGCTGATCGCGCCGCTGATCATCACCGCGATCGTCTGGTGGATCGCGATCAGCCGGACCCGCAGCGAGCCGCGACGCCTTTCCAACGCCTATTGGCTGCTGGTGGCCGTCCTGCTGGCCACTCAGGCACTGGCTGATCTCGGTGTGCCGGGCTCCGGCGCCCTGCTCATCCTGATCGTCATGGCGCCGTTGCTGGTGCTGGGACTGACCGTCTTTCTGATCTTGAACGGTGTGGTGATGCTGCGCCGCGAGCGGGTGTCAGTGGCGAACTTGTTGTCCCTGGTCACCGGTCTCGGCCTGATCGTGGTGATCGCGGCAGCGCCGATGCTGATCAGGTCCGGGAACCGTTGGTTGATCACAGCGCTGGGCATCGTGTTGATCCTACTCGGCTACCTCGGCTTCCATTTCGTCGCGTTCCTCGGATACGCCCTGGTCTATCCGCGATTGGTGCGCGACCGCCCAGCCGACTGGGTCGTTGTGCTCGGTGCCGGTCTCTCCCACGGGAGACGAGTGACGCCGCTGCTGGAATCGCGGATCCGGGTCGGGATGGCCGAACAGCACCGTCGCGGCGCCCGGCTGTTGGTCCTGTCCGGAGGCCGTGGGCCCGACGAGGAACGGTCCGAGGCCGAAGCCATGGCGGAGTGGGCGATCGAGAACGGCGCTGCGGCCGAACAGGTCGTAATCGAGAACCGTTCCCGGAACACCGAGCAGAATCTTGCCTACAGCTCCGAACTGGTCCCGGCCGAGAGCCAGGGGCTGATCGTCACCAGCAACTACCACACCCTGCGAGCTGCCACGCTGGCCCGCAAGGTCGGCCTCCCGGCCCAGGCGGCAGGGGCGCCGACCGCCGGTTACTACTGGCCGAGCGCGATGATCCGCGAGTATCTCGCCGTGCTGTCGGAGCACAAGATCGTTCATGCCGTGCTGATGCTGCTCGTGGGTGGCCCGATCGCCGCCCTGGCGGTCGCCGGACTGGTGGCCAACTGA
- a CDS encoding NAD(P)/FAD-dependent oxidoreductase, giving the protein MDASNGAATDPGQAGMVIVGGGLAGMKAIEELRSQQYDGPITLVADEEHLPYERPVLSKGYLLGSESRDSAFTHDQQWYADNRVELVLGDRAVAVDRPGHKITTRSGREVSYAKLLLATGSQPRNLRLDGADAENVYTLRNVEDADKIDAAITGLAEAGRPMVIIGGGWIGLEVASAARQRNVEVTVLEALEKPLLTVLGPQVAQVFADLHTERGVRLVTGAEVSGIETDSGRATAVTTADGQRYDAGAVIIGIGAAPRTSLAADAGLDVDHGVLTDASLRTSDPDVFAAGDIAEVDHPLLGRRVRVEHWAWANDTGPVAARAMLGQDARIDFLPFFFTDQYDLGMEYIGYLPPGSQPEVDLRGDVAGRTFRAYWIVDGAVVAGMHVNDWDNGIDPIKEIVLSRDPAKIN; this is encoded by the coding sequence ATGGATGCTTCCAACGGTGCGGCAACTGATCCGGGCCAGGCGGGGATGGTGATCGTCGGCGGCGGGCTCGCCGGGATGAAGGCCATCGAGGAGTTACGATCCCAGCAGTACGACGGGCCGATCACCCTGGTCGCCGACGAGGAACATCTGCCGTACGAGCGACCGGTGCTCTCCAAGGGATATCTGCTCGGCAGCGAGTCGCGGGACTCCGCCTTCACCCATGATCAACAGTGGTACGCCGACAATCGGGTCGAGCTGGTCCTCGGTGACCGCGCGGTTGCCGTCGACCGCCCGGGTCACAAGATCACCACGCGGTCCGGCCGTGAGGTGAGCTACGCCAAGTTGCTGCTTGCCACCGGCTCCCAGCCGCGCAACCTGCGGCTGGACGGCGCCGATGCCGAGAACGTGTACACGCTGCGCAATGTCGAGGACGCCGACAAGATCGACGCGGCCATCACCGGACTCGCCGAGGCCGGCAGACCGATGGTGATCATCGGCGGCGGCTGGATCGGTCTGGAGGTCGCCTCCGCCGCCCGGCAGCGCAATGTCGAGGTCACGGTGCTCGAGGCGCTGGAGAAACCGTTGCTGACGGTCCTCGGCCCCCAGGTCGCCCAGGTGTTCGCCGACCTGCACACCGAACGCGGTGTCCGGTTGGTCACCGGCGCCGAGGTCAGTGGGATCGAGACCGACTCGGGCCGGGCGACGGCGGTCACCACCGCCGACGGTCAGCGCTACGACGCGGGGGCGGTGATCATCGGCATCGGAGCGGCGCCGCGAACCTCGCTGGCCGCCGACGCGGGCCTCGACGTTGATCATGGTGTGCTCACCGACGCGTCGCTGCGCACCTCCGACCCCGATGTCTTCGCGGCCGGTGACATCGCCGAAGTCGATCATCCTCTGCTCGGTCGCCGGGTCCGGGTCGAGCACTGGGCGTGGGCCAACGACACCGGCCCGGTCGCAGCCCGGGCGATGCTCGGACAGGACGCCAGGATCGACTTCCTGCCGTTCTTCTTCACCGATCAGTACGACCTCGGCATGGAATACATCGGCTACCTGCCGCCGGGCAGCCAACCCGAGGTCGACCTGCGCGGTGATGTCGCCGGGCGCACCTTCCGGGCGTACTGGATCGTCGACGGCGCCGTGGTCGCCGGGATGCATGTCAACGACTGGGACAACGGCATCGATCCGATCAAGGAGATCGTGCTGTCGCGGGATCCGGCCAAGATCAACTGA
- a CDS encoding FUSC family protein yields MSAGIAPQPAPEPAARPIRPPYEWWERFVASDPGFTRLRTAGQAVATIGAAMLAEFLLARAAGQNEAAVVLAMMIGAVVGMISTFIGPMFQRPLAVLASLALVPVPMIAGMALGLALAPFHVAALVSLVVVLAAGAYLRRFGPRGFFAGQLLFMGDFFGFFLGRLLTIGQIGQLALVVVVASAVAIIAQFTLFYPSRRTALRRLRRSFVGRVSQVADAAVDLLDDPGDKLKTRRLHRLLIRLNEGALMIDAQLADPAALPPGATAASVHQRIFDSELTLTNTARFAEYLAATDLPTGVPEKIREALVAIRDHEPDAATAAAADLRRRLRTANTAEASDRLPQTTRIVLHRFVVSVIGHAEVTRIINDRDQPVDPGDAEPFDPAVTLSGGWLPGSQKVSATASTEAGVRWLDRVRLEPYARVTIQMTVAVTGSIIVGSLLSPQRFYWAVIATFVTFLGAHNATEQIRKSAYRVLGTLVGVLLGVVLAHLIGHHTRVSILVILIALFFGIYLLRVSYAFMVTGITVMLAQLYVQLNEFSDALLLLRLAETAVGAAVASLTVLFVLPVRIRQVVAVATREHLQALDEVAARAVDRLGEAGSEVELRAAARRLDAAYQALEAATRPLRGRLPGVTGGGLREQFWYAATASRHYARNLVIDTGWSSCLPETLTTELQTAAKLLSTSIAEIIAAIDAASFADRTYLRSAALFDRIASDLDDEDVTTPRQLAFRDLELIDGALATLAQSLGMQVNSLDTAR; encoded by the coding sequence GTGAGCGCCGGGATCGCACCTCAGCCGGCGCCCGAACCGGCGGCTCGACCGATCCGTCCTCCGTACGAGTGGTGGGAGCGGTTCGTCGCGTCCGACCCCGGGTTCACCCGGTTGCGGACCGCCGGGCAGGCGGTTGCCACCATCGGCGCGGCGATGCTGGCCGAGTTCCTGCTGGCCCGTGCCGCCGGGCAGAACGAAGCTGCCGTAGTCCTGGCGATGATGATCGGCGCCGTCGTCGGGATGATCTCGACCTTCATCGGCCCGATGTTCCAGCGGCCGCTCGCGGTCCTGGCGAGTCTGGCCCTGGTGCCGGTGCCGATGATCGCCGGAATGGCCCTCGGCCTCGCCCTGGCGCCGTTCCATGTTGCTGCGCTGGTGTCGTTGGTCGTGGTGCTCGCGGCGGGTGCCTATCTGCGCCGGTTCGGCCCGCGCGGGTTCTTCGCCGGGCAACTGCTCTTCATGGGCGACTTCTTCGGATTCTTTCTGGGACGGTTGCTCACCATCGGCCAGATCGGCCAGCTGGCGTTGGTCGTTGTCGTGGCGTCGGCCGTGGCGATCATCGCCCAGTTCACCCTGTTCTATCCGAGTCGGCGTACGGCACTGCGACGGCTGCGCCGGTCGTTCGTTGGTCGGGTCAGCCAGGTCGCCGATGCCGCCGTCGACCTGCTCGACGACCCGGGCGACAAGCTGAAGACCAGGCGACTGCACCGGCTGCTGATCCGGCTCAACGAGGGCGCGCTGATGATCGACGCGCAACTCGCCGATCCGGCCGCCCTGCCGCCCGGTGCCACGGCCGCGTCAGTACACCAGCGCATCTTCGACTCCGAACTGACCCTGACCAACACCGCCCGGTTCGCCGAATATCTCGCGGCGACCGACCTGCCGACAGGAGTGCCGGAGAAGATCCGGGAGGCGCTCGTTGCGATCCGCGATCATGAACCGGACGCCGCGACGGCCGCGGCAGCCGACCTTCGCCGCCGGCTCCGCACGGCCAACACGGCGGAGGCATCCGACCGGCTGCCGCAGACGACCCGTATCGTCCTGCATCGCTTCGTCGTCTCGGTCATCGGGCACGCCGAGGTGACCCGGATCATCAACGACCGGGATCAGCCCGTCGATCCGGGTGACGCGGAGCCGTTCGATCCGGCGGTGACCCTGTCAGGCGGCTGGCTGCCCGGCTCGCAGAAGGTGAGTGCGACAGCGTCCACCGAGGCGGGGGTCCGCTGGCTCGACCGGGTCCGGCTCGAACCGTACGCCCGGGTGACGATCCAGATGACGGTCGCGGTCACCGGATCGATCATCGTGGGCAGCCTGCTGTCTCCGCAGCGCTTCTACTGGGCGGTGATCGCCACCTTCGTCACCTTCCTCGGTGCGCACAACGCGACCGAGCAGATCCGCAAGAGCGCCTACCGGGTGCTCGGCACCCTGGTCGGGGTGCTGCTCGGTGTCGTCCTGGCGCACCTCATCGGCCACCACACCCGGGTGTCGATCCTGGTGATCCTGATCGCGCTGTTCTTCGGGATCTACCTGCTCCGAGTTAGCTACGCGTTCATGGTCACCGGGATCACGGTGATGCTCGCCCAGCTCTACGTGCAGTTGAACGAGTTCAGTGACGCGCTGCTGCTGTTGCGCCTGGCCGAGACCGCGGTCGGCGCGGCGGTGGCGTCGTTGACCGTCCTGTTCGTCCTCCCGGTGCGGATCCGCCAGGTGGTCGCGGTCGCGACGCGGGAACATCTGCAGGCCCTTGACGAGGTGGCCGCGCGAGCCGTCGACCGGCTCGGCGAGGCCGGCTCAGAGGTCGAATTGCGGGCGGCTGCGCGCCGTCTCGATGCCGCCTACCAGGCGCTCGAGGCCGCCACGCGTCCGTTGCGCGGAAGGCTGCCTGGCGTGACGGGTGGGGGTCTGCGGGAACAGTTCTGGTACGCAGCCACCGCGTCCCGGCACTACGCCCGCAACCTGGTCATCGACACCGGCTGGAGTTCCTGTCTGCCCGAAACGCTGACCACCGAACTGCAGACCGCGGCCAAACTGCTGTCCACCTCGATCGCCGAGATCATCGCCGCGATCGACGCCGCCTCGTTCGCCGACCGGACCTACCTGCGCTCGGCGGCCCTCTTCGACCGGATCGCCAGCGATCTCGACGACGAGGACGTCACCACGCCACGTCAACTGGCCTTCCGTGATCTTGAACTGATCGACGGCGCACTGGCCACCCTGGCCCAGTCGCTCGGCATGCAGGTCAACAGTCTGGACACCGCACGCTGA
- the murI gene encoding glutamate racemase has translation MRPDSDPPQARAPIGIFDSGFGGLTVARAVMDQLPNEDVIYLGDTARAPYGEQSIADVREFTMECLDHLVDLGVKALVIACNSGSAATLRDARERYSVPVVEVILPAARRAVATTRNGRIGVICTEATATSMAYDDAFAVAPGVQLFTVACPKFVPYVEAGITGGPELLADAEAYLRPLKAAGIDTLVLGCTHYPLLTGVLGIVLGDDVALVSSAAACADSVYSVLTRAGLAHDEPREARHTFLTTGNPESFSRLGRRLLPDLITDVIQFSEPWKGDWRERAWS, from the coding sequence GTGAGACCGGACAGCGATCCACCCCAGGCCCGGGCGCCGATCGGGATTTTCGACTCCGGGTTCGGCGGACTCACCGTCGCCCGTGCGGTGATGGACCAGCTGCCCAACGAGGACGTCATCTATCTGGGTGACACCGCCCGCGCGCCGTACGGCGAGCAGTCGATCGCCGACGTCCGCGAATTCACCATGGAGTGCCTGGACCACCTGGTCGACCTTGGCGTCAAGGCCCTGGTGATCGCCTGCAACTCCGGAAGTGCCGCCACCCTCCGCGACGCCCGGGAGCGATACTCGGTGCCGGTCGTCGAGGTGATCCTGCCGGCCGCCCGGCGGGCGGTGGCAACCACCCGCAACGGCCGGATCGGAGTGATCTGCACTGAGGCGACCGCGACCTCGATGGCCTACGACGACGCCTTCGCCGTCGCGCCAGGAGTGCAGCTGTTCACCGTGGCCTGCCCGAAGTTCGTTCCCTACGTCGAGGCCGGGATCACCGGGGGTCCGGAACTGCTGGCCGATGCCGAGGCCTACCTGCGCCCGTTGAAGGCGGCCGGCATCGACACTCTCGTGCTGGGCTGCACGCACTATCCGCTGCTCACCGGTGTCCTCGGCATCGTGCTCGGCGACGACGTAGCGCTGGTGTCCAGCGCCGCCGCCTGTGCGGACAGCGTCTATTCGGTGCTCACCCGGGCGGGACTGGCCCACGACGAGCCGCGCGAGGCACGACACACTTTTCTCACCACCGGCAACCCGGAATCGTTCTCCCGGCTCGGTCGACGACTGTTGCCGGATCTGATCACCGATGTCATCCAGTTCAGCGAACCCTGGAAGGGGGATTGGAGGGAACGAGCGTGGAGCTGA
- a CDS encoding MBL fold metallo-hydrolase — MELTVIGCSGSISGPLSPASSYLVTAPHGGRSFSLLVDLGPGSLGALYGLIDPSRIDAIAISHLHPDHCIDLCGFHVASRYAPNAPWDPVDLYGPPGTLERIRRAYDPSLDNSDAEDLTASFTPHAWQPSQQVGPFLITTAMMSHPVPTYGMRIEAGGEVLAYSADTGPTQALVDLARGADLLLAEASFLDGEANPSGLHLTGSQTGDHAQAAGVSALVITHVPPWYDTEQVLTAAREHFDGPVEAARPGMIRRVGGTERVGVAGGD, encoded by the coding sequence GTGGAGCTGACCGTCATCGGCTGCAGTGGCTCGATCAGCGGCCCACTGTCGCCCGCGTCGAGCTACCTGGTGACCGCGCCGCATGGGGGCCGTTCCTTCTCGCTGCTCGTCGATCTCGGACCCGGATCGCTCGGCGCGCTGTACGGACTGATCGATCCCAGCCGGATCGACGCCATCGCGATCAGCCACCTGCATCCCGATCACTGCATCGACCTGTGCGGTTTCCACGTCGCCTCACGGTATGCACCGAACGCCCCCTGGGATCCGGTCGATCTGTACGGGCCGCCGGGCACCCTCGAGCGGATCCGTCGCGCCTACGATCCCAGCCTCGACAACAGTGATGCCGAGGATCTGACGGCCAGCTTCACCCCACATGCCTGGCAGCCCAGCCAGCAGGTCGGTCCGTTCCTGATCACCACCGCGATGATGAGCCACCCGGTTCCGACCTACGGAATGCGCATCGAGGCCGGCGGCGAAGTCCTGGCCTATTCGGCCGACACCGGGCCGACCCAGGCCCTGGTCGACCTTGCTCGCGGCGCCGACCTGCTATTGGCCGAGGCCTCCTTCCTCGACGGCGAGGCCAATCCGTCCGGCCTGCACCTGACCGGCTCCCAGACCGGTGATCATGCACAGGCCGCCGGGGTGTCGGCGTTGGTGATCACCCACGTCCCGCCGTGGTACGACACCGAACAGGTGCTCACCGCGGCCCGGGAGCATTTCGACGGGCCGGTCGAGGCCGCCCGCCCCGGGATGATCAGGCGGGTCGGCGGGACCGAACGGGTCGGCGTCGCCGGCGGTGATTAG
- the rph gene encoding ribonuclease PH gives MTQTPGSGPRADGRAYDQLRKVRFTRGWLDAAEGSVLVEFGKTRVLVAASVTEGVPRWRKGSGLGWVTSEYAMLPRATNTRSDRESIKGRVGGRTHEISRLIGRSLRAVIDYKALGENTIVLDCDVLQADGGTRTASITGAYVALSDAVSWLRNRGALAGEPLTGSVSAISVGVVGGVPMLDLAYTEDSVADTDMNVVMSGSGDFIEVQGTAEGAPFDRDTLNQLLDLAAGGCTTLAELQRAALAG, from the coding sequence ATGACCCAGACTCCCGGATCCGGACCACGCGCGGACGGCCGCGCCTACGACCAACTGCGCAAGGTGCGTTTCACTCGCGGTTGGCTGGATGCTGCCGAGGGTTCGGTGCTGGTCGAGTTCGGCAAGACCCGGGTGCTGGTCGCGGCCAGCGTGACCGAAGGCGTGCCGCGCTGGCGCAAGGGCTCCGGGCTGGGCTGGGTGACCAGCGAGTACGCGATGTTGCCGCGGGCGACCAACACGCGCAGCGACCGGGAGTCGATCAAGGGCCGGGTCGGCGGCCGGACCCACGAGATCAGCCGCCTGATCGGGCGCAGTCTGCGCGCGGTGATCGACTACAAGGCGCTGGGGGAGAACACGATCGTCCTGGACTGTGACGTGTTGCAGGCCGACGGCGGCACCCGGACCGCCTCGATCACCGGCGCCTACGTCGCACTCAGCGACGCGGTCAGCTGGCTGCGGAACCGTGGCGCGTTGGCCGGTGAGCCGCTGACCGGATCGGTGTCGGCGATCTCGGTCGGCGTTGTCGGCGGTGTGCCGATGCTCGACCTGGCCTACACCGAAGATTCGGTGGCCGACACCGACATGAACGTCGTGATGAGCGGCAGCGGCGACTTCATCGAGGTGCAGGGCACGGCCGAGGGTGCGCCCTTCGACCGGGACACGCTGAACCAGCTGCTCGACCTGGCTGCCGGTGGGTGCACGACCCTGGCAGAGCTGCAGCGGGCGGCGCTGGCCGGCTGA